Proteins co-encoded in one Haloarcula pelagica genomic window:
- a CDS encoding ABC transporter ATP-binding protein produces MTAPAIECAGLTKRYGSTVALDSLDLTVDAGTVYGFLGPNGAGKSTTINLLMNYLRPSAGEATVLGYDPWDEVVALHKRVGILPDRFETYDGFSARRHVALVADTKGVETAPETLLERVGLGDVVDDDAGSFSQGMEQRLALAMALVGEPDLLILDEPFTGLDPHGVDMVRAVVSAEADRGATVFFSSHVLGQVELVCDRLGVLHQGRLVTEGTPERLRTDAGLDSDATVEDIFLELTDDAIGAREGES; encoded by the coding sequence GTGACCGCACCCGCGATCGAGTGCGCTGGGCTGACGAAACGGTACGGCTCGACGGTCGCACTCGACAGTCTGGACCTCACCGTCGACGCCGGGACCGTGTATGGCTTTCTCGGTCCGAACGGAGCGGGGAAATCGACGACGATCAACCTCCTGATGAACTACCTCCGTCCGTCGGCTGGCGAGGCGACCGTCCTCGGCTACGATCCGTGGGACGAAGTCGTCGCTCTCCACAAGCGGGTCGGTATCCTCCCCGACCGCTTCGAGACGTACGACGGCTTCTCGGCGCGCCGCCACGTCGCGCTCGTGGCCGACACCAAAGGGGTCGAGACGGCACCAGAGACGCTGCTGGAGCGGGTCGGACTCGGCGATGTCGTCGACGACGACGCCGGCAGCTTCTCACAGGGGATGGAGCAGCGACTCGCCCTCGCGATGGCGCTCGTCGGCGAGCCGGACTTGCTGATCCTCGACGAGCCGTTCACCGGGCTCGACCCCCACGGCGTCGACATGGTCCGGGCGGTCGTCAGTGCGGAGGCCGACCGTGGCGCGACGGTCTTCTTTTCGAGTCACGTCCTCGGACAGGTCGAACTGGTCTGTGACCGGCTCGGGGTCCTCCACCAGGGCCGACTCGTGACGGAGGGAACGCCGGAGCGACTCCGGACTGACGCCGGCCTCGACAGCGATGCGACCGTCGAAGACATCTTCCTCGAACTGACCGACGACGCTATCGGGGCCAGGGAGGGCGAGTCGTGA
- a CDS encoding class I SAM-dependent methyltransferase, protein MLSDSDRSKLDSGPDDAFYDSPRFVTHADDAFLARLTEVYASVLSPGDRVFDAMGSWVSHLPEIRFDRVVGHGLNEAELAANDALDEWFVQDLNEDQTLPLADDAFDAVLCALSVQYLQYPTAVFAEFGRVLAPGGVLVVSFTNRMFPTKAIRAWRTASMAERQALVESYCEAGGLTVVDVVSETPGRDPLVAVVARKER, encoded by the coding sequence GTGCTCTCGGATAGCGACCGATCCAAGCTCGATTCGGGCCCGGACGACGCCTTCTACGACAGCCCGCGGTTCGTGACCCACGCCGACGACGCCTTCCTGGCCCGCCTCACCGAGGTGTACGCCTCGGTCCTCTCGCCCGGCGACCGCGTCTTCGACGCGATGGGGAGCTGGGTGTCACACCTCCCCGAGATCCGGTTCGACCGCGTCGTCGGCCACGGACTCAACGAGGCCGAACTCGCCGCGAACGACGCCCTCGACGAGTGGTTCGTCCAGGACCTCAACGAAGACCAGACGCTCCCCCTGGCCGACGACGCGTTCGACGCCGTCCTCTGTGCGCTGTCGGTCCAGTACCTCCAGTACCCCACAGCGGTGTTCGCGGAGTTCGGTCGTGTCCTCGCGCCGGGCGGTGTCCTGGTGGTGAGTTTCACCAATCGGATGTTCCCGACGAAGGCGATTCGGGCCTGGCGAACTGCCAGCATGGCCGAGCGCCAGGCACTCGTCGAATCGTACTGCGAGGCGGGCGGACTGACGGTCGTGGATGTCGTCAGCGAGACGCCGGGCCGGGACCCACTCGTTGCCGTCGTCGCCCGGAAGGAAAGATAA
- a CDS encoding ABC transporter permease, with product MRWFPLARKECRTILTSKGSWALVVLVVLWGYRPTYVGWDGLGPDLTIAFVQYVALVIPPLGILLLSFQSIVGERTAGSLKFVLGLPLTRTDILTGKVVGRAAGIGGAVLLGIVLLTGVGLVRFGSFDVLTYGGVVLVTLLYVAVLVSVGVAISAVSTTAVRATGALVGGFFLPFVLFWSLLANTIYGQLTGQPVNPYDPPASGPLFLLHRLSPTGAYNVVTNWLLGVGNSAAPYTSVLTKRAPGSNINALVVETTFDAGAIPFYLQEWVAVLVLLVWLLGPLGLARYAFERGDLV from the coding sequence ATGCGCTGGTTCCCGCTCGCTCGCAAGGAGTGTCGCACGATTCTCACCTCCAAGGGATCGTGGGCCCTGGTCGTCCTAGTCGTCCTCTGGGGGTATCGCCCCACGTACGTCGGCTGGGACGGGCTCGGCCCCGACCTGACGATCGCGTTCGTCCAGTACGTCGCGCTGGTGATCCCGCCGCTTGGGATCTTGCTGTTGAGTTTCCAGTCCATCGTCGGTGAGCGAACTGCCGGGAGTCTCAAGTTCGTCCTCGGGTTGCCACTGACACGGACGGACATCCTCACCGGGAAGGTGGTCGGTCGGGCCGCCGGCATCGGCGGTGCCGTCCTGCTCGGAATCGTGTTGCTGACTGGTGTCGGACTCGTCAGGTTCGGGAGCTTCGATGTCCTCACCTACGGTGGCGTCGTCCTCGTGACGTTGCTGTACGTCGCCGTCCTCGTCTCGGTGGGGGTCGCGATCTCGGCCGTGAGTACCACTGCCGTCCGGGCGACAGGGGCGCTGGTCGGCGGGTTCTTCCTCCCGTTCGTCCTGTTCTGGAGCCTGCTCGCCAACACTATCTACGGACAACTGACCGGACAGCCGGTCAATCCGTACGACCCGCCCGCGAGTGGCCCACTGTTCTTGCTCCATCGGCTGTCGCCGACCGGGGCTTACAACGTGGTCACCAACTGGCTGCTGGGTGTCGGCAACTCCGCGGCGCCGTACACCAGTGTCCTGACCAAACGCGCGCCGGGGTCGAATATCAACGCGCTCGTCGTCGAGACGACGTTCGACGCGGGGGCGATCCCGTTCTATCTCCAGGAGTGGGTCGCCGTCCTCGTGCTGTTGGTGTGGCTCCTCGGACCGCTGGGCCTGGCTCGCTACGCGTTCGAACGGGGTGACCTGGTGTGA
- a CDS encoding MFS transporter produces the protein MESDRPLPFSRWWLVVSAAFAMGIAGTFQFVWSSIRGPLGAQVGATETTVGTLFTVVIATQTLSQFPAGWVRDRYGPRLPTAVGGILMAGGFVGIATASTPITAGVGAVAGGAGSGAIYTIAVNTPVKWFDERRGLATGVLTMSYAVLSFALIPVVRRDLLGSLGRSLLAFAVLAAVACLVAALVLRDPDTETVPTDGAAADGRQAAETGRPAEPYNWRQALTTWQFWVLYGVFVVVNGVGLMLIGKLIAFATALQLATGTATLAASVIAVADGAGGLIVGGLSDRFGPLRTAGTSLLCSAAGIGGAVLAGNLGIGLAFVACILVAGFFRSPVFAIFPTVVGEYYGRTYSSENYAVLYTAKLWGSVFAGTGASVLVSTVGWSRSFLLGAGVLALGGAVLFTVRPVKRPTRPDGGSQNR, from the coding sequence ATGGAATCGGACCGACCACTCCCGTTTTCGCGCTGGTGGCTCGTCGTCAGCGCCGCGTTCGCGATGGGGATCGCCGGCACCTTCCAGTTCGTCTGGTCGTCGATCAGAGGGCCGCTGGGAGCGCAGGTCGGGGCGACCGAGACGACCGTCGGTACGCTGTTTACGGTCGTCATCGCGACACAGACGCTCTCGCAGTTTCCGGCTGGGTGGGTCCGTGACCGGTACGGGCCACGGCTCCCGACGGCCGTCGGTGGTATCCTCATGGCCGGGGGGTTCGTCGGTATAGCGACGGCGTCGACGCCGATCACTGCCGGTGTGGGGGCAGTCGCCGGTGGTGCCGGCTCCGGAGCCATCTACACGATCGCGGTCAACACGCCTGTCAAGTGGTTCGACGAGCGACGCGGGCTCGCGACCGGCGTCCTGACGATGTCGTACGCAGTTCTGAGCTTCGCACTGATCCCGGTGGTGAGACGTGACCTGCTGGGCAGTCTCGGGCGCTCGCTACTCGCCTTCGCCGTGTTGGCCGCTGTCGCGTGTCTCGTTGCGGCGCTCGTCCTCCGTGATCCCGACACGGAGACGGTGCCGACAGACGGGGCGGCCGCGGACGGCCGTCAGGCAGCCGAAACTGGGCGACCGGCCGAACCGTACAACTGGCGCCAGGCGCTTACGACGTGGCAGTTCTGGGTCCTCTACGGCGTCTTCGTCGTCGTGAACGGCGTCGGACTCATGCTCATCGGGAAGCTCATCGCCTTCGCGACGGCACTGCAGTTGGCCACAGGAACGGCGACGCTGGCCGCCTCGGTCATCGCTGTCGCCGACGGGGCCGGCGGGCTGATCGTTGGCGGGCTCTCCGACCGATTCGGCCCGCTCCGGACCGCCGGCACTTCGCTGCTCTGTAGCGCCGCGGGGATCGGCGGCGCCGTCCTGGCGGGGAACCTCGGTATCGGGCTCGCCTTCGTCGCCTGTATCCTCGTCGCGGGGTTCTTCCGGAGCCCGGTCTTTGCGATCTTTCCGACAGTCGTCGGGGAGTACTACGGGCGGACGTACTCCTCGGAGAACTACGCCGTCCTCTACACCGCGAAGCTGTGGGGAAGTGTGTTCGCCGGGACGGGAGCGAGCGTCCTCGTGTCGACCGTCGGGTGGTCACGGTCGTTCCTGCTGGGCGCGGGGGTGCTGGCACTCGGTGGTGCGGTGCTGTTCACGGTTCGGCCGGTCAAGCGGCCCACGCGTCCGGACGGCGGGAGCCAGAACCGGTGA
- a CDS encoding aldehyde dehydrogenase family protein: MTDHDYHDWGLFVDGEFTQSESGERFDVENPADKTVIGSAPEGTAGDIDEAVRVARETYEETWRHVSARERVDYLLEVADRVEERAEEFVLLETLENGKPLSESRTDVEEAIDGYRYYAGTADKTHGDTIPERDDLFDYTVREPYGVVGVIIPWNWPPMHTADFTAPALAAGNTVVLKPAPETPLSSLLMAELWQDVLPDGVVNVVTGDVAPGARLTEHPDVDKLAFTGHTETGSKVMKAAAEDITDVMLELGGKNANIVLPDANIEKAVDGSYDGIFNNQGQACASGSRLYLHDSIYDEFIEQFVAKAEGMVIGPGTDEETDLAPLASQQQYDKVRKYIELGKEEGASVIHEGKLPADLPDGYYVPPVVFGDVTQDMRIAREEIFGPVLTVQRYERVEDAIEMANDTEYGLTGAVWSRNMEVANRVARRLEAGLIFVNNFVNGFLGAPFGGYKRSGIGRKLGFEETLDEFTQVKTIRSQIAPSEDGAIDEYYD, translated from the coding sequence ATGACCGACCACGACTACCACGACTGGGGACTGTTCGTCGACGGGGAGTTCACACAGAGCGAGAGCGGAGAGCGGTTCGATGTCGAGAATCCCGCCGACAAGACCGTCATCGGTTCGGCGCCGGAGGGGACCGCCGGCGACATCGACGAGGCCGTCCGCGTCGCTCGCGAGACCTACGAGGAGACCTGGCGCCACGTCAGCGCCCGCGAACGGGTCGACTACCTCCTCGAAGTCGCGGACCGCGTCGAAGAACGCGCCGAGGAGTTCGTGTTGCTTGAGACCCTGGAGAACGGGAAACCGCTCTCCGAATCACGGACCGACGTGGAGGAGGCCATCGACGGCTACCGCTACTACGCGGGGACGGCGGACAAGACCCACGGGGACACGATCCCCGAGCGGGACGACCTGTTCGACTACACCGTCCGCGAACCGTACGGGGTCGTCGGTGTCATCATCCCGTGGAACTGGCCGCCGATGCACACCGCTGACTTCACCGCGCCGGCGCTGGCCGCGGGCAACACCGTCGTGCTCAAGCCCGCGCCGGAGACGCCGCTTTCCTCCCTACTGATGGCCGAACTCTGGCAGGACGTGCTCCCCGACGGCGTCGTCAACGTCGTCACCGGCGATGTCGCACCCGGCGCGCGCCTGACCGAACACCCGGATGTCGATAAGCTCGCCTTTACCGGTCACACCGAGACGGGGTCGAAGGTGATGAAAGCCGCCGCCGAGGACATCACCGACGTAATGCTGGAACTGGGCGGCAAAAACGCAAACATCGTCCTCCCGGACGCCAACATCGAGAAGGCCGTCGACGGCTCCTACGACGGAATCTTCAACAATCAGGGACAGGCCTGTGCCAGCGGCTCCCGTCTCTATCTCCACGACAGTATCTACGACGAGTTCATCGAGCAGTTCGTCGCCAAGGCCGAGGGGATGGTGATCGGCCCGGGCACCGACGAGGAGACCGATCTCGCACCGCTTGCCAGCCAACAGCAGTACGACAAGGTGCGAAAGTACATCGAACTCGGTAAGGAGGAAGGTGCCTCGGTGATTCACGAAGGCAAACTGCCGGCCGACCTCCCGGATGGCTACTACGTCCCGCCGGTCGTGTTCGGCGACGTGACCCAGGACATGCGCATCGCCCGCGAGGAGATCTTCGGGCCCGTCCTCACGGTTCAGCGGTACGAGCGAGTCGAGGACGCCATCGAGATGGCGAACGACACCGAGTACGGGCTCACCGGTGCGGTCTGGTCACGGAACATGGAAGTCGCAAATCGCGTCGCCCGGCGGTTGGAGGCCGGACTCATCTTCGTCAACAACTTCGTCAACGGGTTCCTCGGTGCCCCGTTCGGCGGCTACAAACGGAGCGGGATCGGACGGAAGCTCGGCTTCGAGGAGACCCTAGACGAGTTCACGCAGGTGAAGACGATCCGGTCGCAGATCGCCCCGAGCGAGGACGGCGCCATCGACGAGTACTACGACTGA